A single window of Plasmodium reichenowi strain SY57 chromosome 14, whole genome shotgun sequence DNA harbors:
- a CDS encoding aldo-keto reductase, putative, protein MKYKNRLFIILFITFYSTYICNILCVLLKEFSYYNINHIPKYKSIKNSKNTYKKYTINNELNLSINKNKNKTKKRKSRFYFITNNYILHFKPFGYNKNIIKYNHISIVNNKTNYEIYNLNKKKQKLFSNHLGKEQDKKKKNTSKNNTQTNKADKSILSTEKKTSKTKSTLRKNKNDAKEGNITIQANNEQNNEQNKEIKELQFESTENKDTRKKKKTYKKKETNKIENADKMEETAKNKETAKNKKTAKDRKTAENEKTAENEKTAENEKTAKNKKTAKNKKTAKNQETTKKQETPPNEETLKKKKPTLRKNKINESKETLNLQLINKNKENQNGKAPTDNENQKPISKENKKIKEQEIELAELIKRERNYGDEDGDEENLEEYYDELQNDNHTQDMSDNEQVEEEEKRKKMKFIEEQKEKEKLERQKKIDFIKKVEHLLEEDQKNHVLYEKRPDIDKLKFGDKPPPGSEDLMNTILKNVNEDHNKNEIDKIEQMNNLKKKHLFYELYRISNSSSFKAHKIYTHPDLIYGMKYRKLGESNLCVSELCIGTNMYENDNFISRDDVNVLLNMAFYEYGINFFDICEYDPFPFDPDSYRKGQNRNMNLFLKDKKRENIIINLRMCSSRNVNKLEYGDYYLSWIMEGLKDDTPTFYNIEERLDKILKNLNTNYVDILTIDIPERYIPNNQKGEDTYIWGFENLNTEQNKNSISIEEQFDILEKLILKGKVRHIAVSNESVWGIYQWCNLAKKKKKKYMKIVCVQNLYNLLHKNEVESSGLVEMILKENYNVPLVPYGLLAGGILTGKYLDPERYHTMGPEKVLGDDQLDHDLNEARGNIPEDYGYLSYGPKNGRCNKYPNLYKSHRCVWAQDATGEYLKLARSHGMSLSQLSLSYVYSRPFVGSSIIGPRTLGQLKDSIFALNYPMYQHTEWDIHEIFLRYRGCTMDGNTILNSLEDPNKTSQNVFYKTANIPILSGGTFWKNYPLPNIMKRYEYTDLKEEHDRIKSTFGLNDEPNDANFISSRMWVEREKRKGEYFAVKESNIFKWNKLKIYKGAYTKLSEKEKQVYDTSDFHFTFKNNTICVTPTDEEIKNFYDNEKKIKKIITQNINDHQELFQYKEELGQDLPAPFNNLDIDLIYKQLLNRHNINPLDKKELDSIYEYVKLTPSELKTEDFWYIYKYNPFDTSFAFRTGTEP, encoded by the coding sequence ATGAAATACAAAAACAGATTATTcattattcttttcataACTTTCTATTCAACATACATATGTAACATATTGTGTGTATTATTAAAGGAATTTTCTTATTACAATATAAACCACATCCCAAAATATAAGAGTATTAAAAATTCTAAAAAtacttataaaaaatatactaTTAACAATGAATTAAATCTgtcaataaataaaaataaaaacaaaacaaaaaaaagaaaatcgagattttattttattacaaacaattatattttacacTTCAAACCATTCGgttataacaaaaatattattaaatataatcatatttCCATAGTTAACAACAAAACGAATTATGAAATATACAATCTTAATAAGAAGAAACAAAAGTTATTCAGTAATCATCTAGGAAAAGAACaagacaaaaaaaaaaaaaatacatcCAAAAATAACACACAAACAAATAAGGCGGATAAAAGTATTCTATCcacagaaaaaaaaacctCCAAAACAAAATCAACATtgagaaaaaataaaaatgacGCAAAAGAAGGAAACATAACTATTCAGGCAaataatgaacaaaataatgaacaaaataaagaaataaagGAACTACAATTTGAAAGCACAGAAAATAAGGATACAcgaaaaaagaaaaaaacatacaaaaaaaaagaaacaaacAAAATTGAAAATGCAGACAAAATGGAAGAAACAGccaaaaataaagaaacagccaaaaataaaaaaacagCCAAAGATAGAAAAACAGCCgaaaatgaaaaaacagccgaaaatgaaaaaacagccgaaaatgaaaaaacagccaaaaataaaaaaacagccaaaaataaaaaaacagCCAAAAACCAAGAGACAACCAAAAAACAGGAAACACCCCCAAACGAAGAAAcacttaaaaaaaaaaaaccaacattgagaaaaaacaaaattaatGAATCAAAAGAAACCTTAAACCTTCAGctaataaataaaaacaaagaaAACCAAAATGGGAAAGCACCAACAGATAATGAAAATCAAAAACCAATAAgtaaggaaaataaaaaaataaaagagCAAGAAATAGAATTGGCCGAATTAATTAAACGTGAACGGAATTATGGAGACGAAGATGGTGACGAAGAGAATTTAGAAGAATATTATGATGAATTACAAAATGATAACCATACACAAGATATGTCAGATAATGAACAAGTGGAGGAAGAAGAGAAACgaaagaaaatgaaatttATTGAAGAACAGaaggaaaaagaaaaattgGAAAGGCAAAAGAAAATagattttataaaaaaagtgGAACATTTATTAGAAGAAGATCAAAAAAATCatgtattatatgaaaagaGACCAGATAtagataaattaaaatttgGTGATAAGCCACCCCCAGGGAGTGAAGATTTAATGAACACCATATTGAAAAATGTAAATGAAGATCACaacaaaaatgaaattGATAAAATAGAACAAATGAAtaacttaaaaaaaaaacatttattttatgaattGTACAGAATAAGTAATTCTAGTTCGTTTAAAGCACACAAAATATACACACATCCAGATTTAATATATGGAATGAAATATCGAAAATTAGGGGAAAGTAATTTATGCGTAAGTGAATTATGTATAGGTACAAATATGtatgaaaatgataattttattaGTAGAGATGATgtaaatgtattattaaatatggCATTTTATGAATACGGAATAAACTTTTTCGATATATGTGAATATGATCCATTTCCATTTGATCCAGATAGTTATCGAAAGGGTCAAAATAGAAATATGaatttatttcttaaagataaaaaaagggaaaatattattataaatttaagGATGTGTTCTTCAAGGAATGTTAATAAATTAGAATATGGagattattatttaagtTGGATAATGGAAGGATTAAAGGATGATACTCCGACGTTTTATAACATTGAAGAAAGGTtagataaaatattaaaaaatctGAATACTAATTATGTAGATATATTGACAATAGATATTCCTGAACGTTATATACCCAACAACCAAAAAGGAGAagatacatatatatggggatttgaaaatttaaatactgaacaaaataaaaattctATATCTATAGAAGAACAATTTGATATATTAGAAAAGTTAATTTTAAAAGGAAAAGTTCGACATATTGCAGTATCAAATGAAAGCGTTTGGGGTATATACCAATGGTGTAATTtagcaaaaaaaaaaaaaaaaaaatatatgaaaatagTATGTGTtcaaaatttatataatttacttcataaaaatgaagTTGAATCTTCCGGACTTGTAGAAATGATTTTAAAGgaaaattataatgtaCCATTAGTACCATATGGTTTATTAGCTGGAGGAATATTAACTGGAAAATATTTAGATCCAGAACGTTATCATACCATGGGTCCAGAAAAAGTACTAGGAGATGATCAATTAGATCATGATTTAAATGAAGCTAGAGGTAATATACCAGAAGATTATGGTTATTTATCATATGGTCCAAAGAATGGTAGATGTAATAAATATCCTAATTTGTACAAATCACATAGATGTGTATGGGCACAAGATGCTACAGgtgaatatttaaaattagCTAGATCTCATGGTATGTCCTTATCTCAATTAAGTTTAAGTTATGTTTATAGTAGACCATTTGTTGGTTCATCAATTATAGGTCCTAGAACATTAGGCCAATTAAAAGATTCGATCTTTGCATTAAATTATCCAATGTATCAGCACACAGAATGGGATATAcatgaaatatttttacgTTATAGAGGTTGTACTATGGATGGGAATACTATATTAAATTCACTAGAAGATCCTAATAAAACAAGCCAAAATGTTTTCTATAAAACAGCTAATATACCTATATTAAGTGGTGGTACCTTTTGGAAAAACTACCCATTACcaaatattatgaaaagaTATGAATATACAGATTTAAAAGAAGAACATGATAGAATAAAATCGACGTTCGGTTTAAATGATGAACCAAATGATGCTAATTTTATTAGCTCTCGAATGTGGGTAGAACgagaaaaaagaaaaggtGAATATTTTGCAGTAAAAGAaagtaatatttttaagtggaataaattaaaaatttataaaggtgcttatacaaaattaagtgaaaaagaaaaacaagTTTATGATACTAGTGATTTCCATTTTACTTTTAAAAACAATACAATATGTGTTACACCTACAGatgaagaaattaaaaatttttatgataacGAAAAGAAgatcaaaaaaattatcactcaaaatattaatgatcATCAAGAATTATTTCAATATAAAGAAGAATTAGGTCAGGACCTACCAGCACCTTTCAATAATTTAGATATTGATTTGATATACAAACAATTACTAAATAGACACAACATAAATCCATtagataaaaaagaattgGATTCCATATATGAGTATGTTAAATTAACACCTTCCGAATTAAAAACAGAAGATTTCTggtacatatataaatacaatcCATTTGATACATCCTTTGCCTTTAGAACAGGAACAGAGCcatga
- a CDS encoding hypothetical protein (conserved Plasmodium protein, unknown function~transcript variant 2; alternatively spliced), translated as MIKRKFFYPYSKIKNEKSFIDLNFIKGYSNFIEKKCVPYDNKKYFVCNKNRLISNVGNKINKKESEEQYDSDDDNDKLVLNDDEDDEKKQVHINNKTEVTNITNINKNIENIKKDMPNLNNMNDSNHKIKIKNKGKYDSDVIIMYDHFFQLPQNFLSSKLSEEEIEHINTGIYNPHFDNYINNIVMKKKK; from the exons atgataaaaaggaaattttttt ATCCATActcaaaaataaaaaatgaaaaatcatttatagatttaaattttataaaaggATATAGTAACTTTATAGAAAAGAAATGTGTAccatatgataataaaaaatattttgtttgtAATAAGAATAGATTAATAAGTAATGTTGGAAAtaagataaataaaaaagaatcGGAGGAACAATATGATagtgatgatgataatgataaattGGTATTAAATGACGATGAGGATGATGAGAAAAAACAAGTACATATTAACAATAAAACAGAAGTAActaatataacaaatataaataaaaatattgaaaatattaaaaaggatatgccaaatttaaataatatgaatgattctaaccataaaataaaaataaagaacaAAGGAAAATATGATTCAGATGTCATCataat GTACGATCACTTTTTTCAGTTACCCCaaaattttctttcttCAAAATTAAGTGAAGAAGAAATCgaacatataaatactGGAATATATAACCCACATtttgataattatattaacaatatagttatgaaaaaaaaaaaataa
- a CDS encoding hypothetical protein (conserved Plasmodium protein, unknown function~transcript variant 1; alternatively spliced) has product MIKRKFFCKSLKFFMYPYSKIKNEKSFIDLNFIKGYSNFIEKKCVPYDNKKYFVCNKNRLISNVGNKINKKESEEQYDSDDDNDKLVLNDDEDDEKKQVHINNKTEVTNITNINKNIENIKKDMPNLNNMNDSNHKIKIKNKGKYDSDVIIMYDHFFQLPQNFLSSKLSEEEIEHINTGIYNPHFDNYINNIVMKKKK; this is encoded by the exons atgataaaaaggaaatttttttgtaaatcCCTGAAATTCTTTATGT ATCCATActcaaaaataaaaaatgaaaaatcatttatagatttaaattttataaaaggATATAGTAACTTTATAGAAAAGAAATGTGTAccatatgataataaaaaatattttgtttgtAATAAGAATAGATTAATAAGTAATGTTGGAAAtaagataaataaaaaagaatcGGAGGAACAATATGATagtgatgatgataatgataaattGGTATTAAATGACGATGAGGATGATGAGAAAAAACAAGTACATATTAACAATAAAACAGAAGTAActaatataacaaatataaataaaaatattgaaaatattaaaaaggatatgccaaatttaaataatatgaatgattctaaccataaaataaaaataaagaacaAAGGAAAATATGATTCAGATGTCATCataat GTACGATCACTTTTTTCAGTTACCCCaaaattttctttcttCAAAATTAAGTGAAGAAGAAATCgaacatataaatactGGAATATATAACCCACATtttgataattatattaacaatatagttatgaaaaaaaaaaaataa
- a CDS encoding DNA damage-inducible protein 1, putative, giving the protein MVFITISDDNNIITSLDVHEDTEIWTIINIIENDFSLNMNINELTYNGNAVDKFDTIKKLNIKEGDLLFVRKKISADIMNDNVNNMSALNNILSTNNNIGNVGNLGNNLNNENVQNLLNNPAFKTLLDQFKVYQENEYIKKESEILLEMKNDKSKMAVLKLQDEPLYNAIFSQNLEEIKKIVKEKYETEKKEKEKEQQMYENALKNPLSEDSQKFIYENIYKNEINNNLALAQEHFPEAFGVVFMLYIPVEINKNTVHAFVDSGAQSSIMSKKCAQKCNILRLMDKRFTGIAKGVGTKTILGKIHMIDIKIGNYFYAVSLTIIEDYDIDFIFGLDLLKRHQCLIDFKQNALIIEDNKIPFLSEKDVISISTQSIDIDANNDL; this is encoded by the coding sequence ATGGtttttattacaatatcagacgataataatataataacaagTCTTGATGTTCATGAGGATACAGAAATTTGGAccattataaatattattgaaaatgatttttctctaaatatgaatattaatGAATTAACATATAATGGGAATGCTGTGGATAAATTTGATAcgataaaaaaattaaatataaaagaaggAGACTTATTATTTGTACGTAAAAAGATTAGTGCTGATATAATGAATGataatgttaataatatgtcagctttaaataatattctttccacaaataataatattggAAATGTTGGAAATCTTggaaataatttaaataacGAAAACGTGCAAAATCTCTTAAATAATCCAGCTTTCAAAACATTATTAGATCAATTTAAAGTATATCaagaaaatgaatatattaaaaaagaatcTGAAATTTTATTggaaatgaaaaatgataaaagCAAAATGGCTGTTTTGAAATTACAAGATGAACCTTTATATAATGCTATATTTTCACAAAATTTAGAGgagataaaaaaaattgtaaaagagaaatatgaaactgaaaaaaaagaaaaagaaaaagaacaaCAAATGTATGAAAATGCTTTAAAAAATCCTTTATCAGAAGATTCACagaaatttatatatgaaaatatatataaaaatgaaattaataataatttagCTTTAGCTCAAGAACATTTCCCTGAAGCCTTTGGTGTCGTctttatgttatatataccagtagaaattaataaaaacacAGTACATGCATTTGTAGATTCAGGAGCACAATCAAGCATAATGTCTAAAAAATGTGCacaaaaatgtaatattcTAAGACTCATGGATAAAAGATTTACAGGGATAGCAAAGGGAGTAGGTACCAAAACTATTCTAGGaaaaatacatatgatagatattaaaattggaaattatttttatgcTGTATCTTTAACTATTATTGAAGATTATGATAttgattttatatttggattagatttattaaaaagacACCAATGTTTAATAGATTTTAAGCAAAACGCTCTAATTATCGAAGACAATAAAATACCTTTCTTATCGGAAAAAGATGTTATATCTATTTCAACACAAAGTATAGACATTGATGCAAACAAtgatttataa
- a CDS encoding putative membrane protein (conserved Plasmodium membrane protein, unknown function), which yields MSSEYQGLLNSKDREDESNGAHLAEKVEKGGEQIENTLMKLNVRYQTLFFSSGVMTVFCGTISLLESLRYFYFTNFVVSTFLITMGLIMMILDIPGTPRWASKHRIMIRKYIKFLTRLTGKSVWFFFLGSMSCLNLWPHSKHVSLFRSFWVILCSSFILTVAVVGFLIALRKSLRLEKLKKTIKLVSKGAYIDCYRKYSVADPDHGMQFEEFNRMCSDHTNGYIYFDFLDLFIIFNALDEHQKCSINEREFLEWINGPVTYL from the exons aTGTCATCAG AATATCAAGGTTTATTAAACAGCAAAGATCGTGAAGATGAAAGTAATGGAGCTCATTTAGCTGAGAAGGTTGAAAAGGGGGGAGAACAAATTGAAAATACTTTAATGAAATTAAATGTAAGATATCAAAcattattcttttcatcTGGTGTTATGACCGTTTTTTGTGGTACTATATCATTATTAGAATCCTTGagatatttttattttactaATTTTGTAGTGTCTACATTTTTAAT AACTATGGGtttaataatgatgatattaGATATACCAGGAACCCCAAGATGGGCCTCAAAACATAGAATAATGATAAGAAAATACATCAAATTTTTAACCAGATTAACTGGGAAATCCGTTTGGTTTTTCTTTTTAG gGTCCATGTCATGCTTAAATTTATGGCCACACAGCAAACATGTAAGTTTGTTTAGATCATTCTGGGTTATTTTATGCAGTAGTTTTATTTTGACTGTTGCAGTAGTTGGGTTTTTAATAGCTTTAAGAAAATCCTTAAGATtggaaaaattaaaaaaaacgATAAAATTAGTTTCGAAAGGAGCTTATATTGATTGTTATAGAAAATACAGTGTAGCCGATCCTGATCACGGGATGCAATTTGAAGAATTCAACAGAATGTGCTCAGATCATACAAAtggatatatttattttgacTTTTTagatttatttattatttttaatgcTTTGGATGAACATCAAAAATGTTCTATTAATGAAAGAGAATTTTTAGAATGGATCAATGGACCAGtcacatatttataa
- a CDS encoding hypothetical protein (conserved Plasmodium protein, unknown function), whose protein sequence is MKDYNDNIHRQNAPNLYNNISLLCPPKMKRNSKNLSTNNNSNLTGKNINVSNRHDKMKDIHVHKSPDVENISSDVNPKYSSKMFSFKNINYNKEDNEIHIKDRYSFEKREDDMYNMSVSNMHKVPIDKQDICSKIHYTSVCLQQNKKETKNIPYINNIHNTKCITNNKNDHSVEQKINIYNNKYNYNNTFLCNKKLCTQKIIQYIGKNQNTQHPLHSLYHTNIVRMNKFNSSNNLSDQINILNNNIQHINSTFNNLKQNKIYKNNDSIELFINNNLKNDDTNKYATIYKNIKPSEKNNMYKQKENKKQINNINPYIFTCQKKYFMRPSNILHNIQNCGIQKQKKKKKKKNHQIKHRSFHNIYKQINIINDQIDLINNKINNNSKDQNRANILNISPLSIPLYIEYKNKSNNIFSSHFTHPNNKTHYFKKIKTIKRNISNPFNKEQPCGEKKNSPQINDNKSFRYFDHSSCKNNYHNKEYMKKEQKCHLHSNHNINHEKGGDCSYNLNTKKIKKINNIKKINNINNIKNIKNTKNTKNVTNTKDQTCIYEDHTFEEVVENNEVMHLKNKSIQSKVLKLKNQILNDKDQKKYEKFIDRGDTCNNDVEKNIKCTYKIDDILCSYNNSNNIKYEREVIKITNKYKNALQKWRYKFVHKNKTTKRNISSSNKKGKYNFNIFKINKHIKKKQNKKIKKIKSNKYGNMYNCVDKKVNDNEGNKKNNGKNNDKNNDKINHKKNDKINHKINHKINHKKNMIADKKPINNMIKYKIKQPISYIHTAYDNVCHQINKDDHCKPLTCIIQNQKKRRRRKNKNLFNNKKNYTNEP, encoded by the exons ATGAAAgattataatgataatattcACAGACAAAATGCACCTAACCTTTATAAT AATATATCGTTACTTTGTCCCCCTAAAATGAAAAG gaactctaaaaatttatccacaaataataattctaaTTTAAcaggaaaaaatattaatgtaAGTAATAGACATGACAAAATGAAAGATATCCATGTTCATAAATCACCAGATGTTGAGAACATTTCCTCAGATGTGAATCCTAAGTATAGTAGCAAAATGTTTTctttcaaaaatataaattataataaggaagataatgaaatacatataaagGATAGATATAGTTTTGAAAAACGAGAAGAtgatatgtataatatgtCTGTGAGCAATATGCATAAAGTTCCTATAGATAAACAAGATATATGTTCAAAAATTCATTATACTAGTGTATGTTTAcaacaaaacaaaaaagaaacaaaaaatataccatatattaataatattcataatacAAAGTGtattacaaataataaaaatgatcaTTCAGTAGAACAGAagattaatatatataataacaaatataattataataatacatttttgtgtaacaaaaaattatgcACACAGAAAATAATTCAATATATAGGAAAGAACCAAAATACACAACATCCTCTTCATTCATTGTATCACACAAACATAGTTAGAATGAACAAGTTTAATTCTTCAAATAATTTAAGTGATCAAATTAATATacttaataataatattcaacatataaatagtactttcaataatttaaaacaaaataaaatatataagaataatgaTAGCATAGAActatttataaataataatttaaaaaatgatgatacTAATAAGTATGCAACcatttacaaaaatataaaaccttctgaaaaaaataatatgtacaAACAAAAAGAGAACAagaaacaaataaataatataaatccatatatatttacatgccaaaaaaaatattttatgcgaccatcaaatatattacataatattcAAAATTGTGGTAtacaaaaacaaaaaaaaaaaaaaaaaaaaaaaaatcatcAAATAAAACATCGATcatttcataatatatataaacaaataaatattattaacgACCAAATTGAtcttataaataataaaatcaaCAATAATAGTAAAGATCAAAATCGTGCAAACATCTTAAATATATCTCCCCTGTCTATtcctttatatatagaatataagaacaaaagtaataatatattctcCTCACATTTTACACAtccaaataataaaacacactattttaaaaaaataaaaaccATAAAGAGAAATATATCGAACCCATTTAATAAAGAACAACCATGTGGggaaaaaaagaatagCCCGCAAATTAACGATAATAAAAGTTTTCGATATTTTGATCATAGTTcttgtaaaaataattatcataataagGAGTATATGAAGAAAGAACAAAAATGTCATCTTCATTcaaatcataatattaatcATGAAAAAGGGGGTGATTGttcttataatttaaacacaaaaaaaataaaaaaaataaataacataaaaaaaataaataacataaataacataaaaaacataaaaaacACAAAAAACACAAAAAATGTAACCAATACAAAGGATCAAACATGCATTTATGAAGATCATACATTTGAAGAAGTTGTTGAAAACAACGAAGTGATGcatttaaaaaacaaatcCATTCAATCTAAAGTATTAAAATTGAAGAATCAAATATTAAACGACAAAGATCAAAAGAAATACGAAAAATTTATTGACCGTGGGGATACATGTAATAATGACGTcgaaaaaaatattaagtgtacatataaaatagaTGATATTCtatgttcatataataacagtaataatattaaatacGAAAGAGAAGTAATCAAAATAACTAATAAGTATAAAAATGCCCTACAAAAATGGAGATATAAATTtgtacataaaaataaaacaactaaaagaaatattagTAGTTCCAATAAAAAgggaaaatataattttaatatatttaaaataaataaacatattaaaaagaagcaaaacaaaaaaattaaaaaaattaaatcGAATAAATATGgtaatatgtataattgTGTAGATAAAAAGGTGAATGATAATGAGGGcaataagaaaaataatggcaaaaataatgacaaaaataatgacaaaataaatcacaaaaaaaatgacaaaataaatcacaaaataaatcacaaaataaatcacaaaaaaaatatgatagCGGACAAAAAACCTATAAAcaatatgataaaatataagatAAAACAACCAATATCTTATATTCATACAGCATATGACAATGTATGTCATCAGATAAACAAAGATGATCACTGTAAACCTTTAACATGTATTATTcaaaatcaaaaaaaacGAAGACgtagaaaaaataaaaatttattcaataataaaaagaattatacAAACGAACCATAA